The Candidatus Eisenbacteria bacterium DNA segment AGCGTCTGGCGCCGCTCGTAGCGCGGCGGAACCTTGTCGAGATGAGGCCGCGTGACCTCGAGGTAGTAGCCGAAGACGCGGTTGAAGCCGACTTTGAGACTCGCGATGCCGGTACGCGTGCGCTCGTCGCGCTCGAGATCCGCGATCCAGCGCTTTCCGGAGTGCGCGAGCTCGAACAGCCGGTCGCGATGCGCGTCGTATCCCGGACGCAGGATGTCGCCGTCGCGGGAGACCGGCGGCGGGTCCTCCACCAGGGCGCGAGCCAGCAGGTCCGACAGCTCGGGGAAGCCGGGGAGCGACTCGCGCGCCCGCGCGGCTTCGGCATCGCCGAGGCGCAGCAGGATCTCGGCGAGCGCCGGAAGCTTGTCCAGCGCGTCGCGCAGCGCGCCGAGATCGCGCGGCGTCGCCCGCCGGAGCGCCAGCCGGCTCGCCAGCCGCTCGAGATCGGGAAAGCCGCGCAACGCGTCTCGAAACGACTGGCGGTCGATGGCGCGCGCGAGCCATCGCTCGACGGCATCGTGCCGCCGCTCGAGGGACTGCAGATCGGCCAGCGGGCGCTCGAGCCAGCTGCGCAGCTTGCGACCGCCGAGCGTCGTGACGGCGAGGTTCAGGTGGTGCCACAGCGTGTGGGCGGGCTCTCCGCCGGGCTGGGGCTGGAACAGCTCGAGATGACGGGCCGTGGCCGCGTCATAGCGCAGCGTCGGCTGATCGGCGAGGAAGCGGGCGCGCGGCGCCGAGAGCGCCGGTCCGCCCTGCACCCGGTCCAGATAGGCGAGCGTGGCGGCGGCCGCCGCTTCCGCGGCGGGCATCTCGCGGAGTCTGCCGGCGAGCGTGGCGCCCCAGCGCGCGTCGAGACGGGCGGTGTCGAGGAACGGCTCGGGGCCGGCCGTGGTGCGCGCGCCGGCCAGGCCGAAGAGCACCGGCTCGAATCGCTCGCGCAGAGCGATGGGAAGGCCCGAGATCTCGGGGATCAGCCATTCCGCCACCCGCAGGCTGGCGAGCGCTCCCTGGGCCTCGCTCCATCCGAGCGCGGCGAAGCTCACCTCGGATGTCGACACATCGGCCACGCACAGGCCAAGCGCCTCCTCGGTTGGCCACACCGCGGCGATGAAGTTGTTGGCGGCCGGATCGAGGAAGCTCTCTCCCACCACCGAGCCCGGCGTGAGCACCTCGGTGACGCCGCGCGCGACCAGGCCCTTGGCCTGCGACGCGTCCTCGAGCTGCTCGCACACCGCCACCTTGTGCCCGAGCTTGAGCAACCGCGCGACATAGGCGTCACGCTGGTGCCATGGCACGCCGCACATCGGGATCGGCTGCGGATCCTGCTTGTTGCGCGACGTGAGCGTGAGACCGAGCAGCGAGGCTCCCGCGATCGCGTCATCGAAGAACATCTCGTAGAAGTCGCCGAGCCGGAAGAACAGGAACGAGTCGGGATGGTCCTGCTTGGCGCGCCGATACTGATCCATGAGCGGCGTCCGGCTCGCGGCCTTGGGCGCAAGGGTGCTCACTCGGCCCTCACCACCTGATAGGTGACGCCGAGCGCCCGCACGGCGAGCTCGCCCGCCTGCCGGGCGTCTGCGGCGCTTCCGTACGCGCCGAGGCGCACGACGTGGATCGCCGACAGGCCCTGCCCGCGGGTGATCACCTGGGCGTTCGGGAATCCGGCGCGCTTGGCCTCGGCGGCGAGCGCTCGCGCCCGGCCGCGATCCACGAACTGCCCGATCACCACCGCGATCGTCCCGGCGCCCGGGCGCTGTGCCGAAGCGGCGAGGTGGGCGCGGGCGGAGGCGGCTTCGATGCTGCGCGGATAGTCCTTGAGCAGCCGCTCGCGCGCGCGTCGCGCCTCGTCCTGTCGGTCCGCCCGCTCGGCCAGCGCGGCGATCCGCTCGAGGATGGTGGGTCCGGTTTCGCCCAGCGGCTGGCCGAGCAAAGGCTCGAGCGTCTCGAGCGCCTTCTCCGGCCGCTCGGCCACCTCCCAGGCCTGTGCCAGCCCGAGGAGCGCCGGCTCGCGCAGCGTCGTCGAGGTCCGCGCCACGTCCTCGAGCGCGGCTCTGGCCTGGGTGGGCTCACCGAGACCGAGGAACGCGAGCCCCTGCGCGTACCTGGCCCGCGGCTTCTCGCCCGGCGCCAGGCGTGCGGCGGCACGTCCGAAGGCGGCCGCGGCATGACGGAACTCGCCGCGTGCGTAGTGGAGCTGGCCCAGCACCATCACCGCCCGGGCGCCGGCTCCGGGATCGGCGGAGGTTTCGAGTCGGCGAAGCGTGGCCGGCAGGCTGTCGCTGGGCGTCCTCGCGAGCAGAGTGTCGAGGTCCGACGCCTGCGCGGCCGAGACCGAGGCGCTGAGGGCGAGTGCCATGAGCATGGCGAGAGGCTTTCGCGTCATGCCGGGCAGGATACGGACGGCGCGGCACAAAGCAAGCTCACGGCACCCACGACATGGCCCGAGAGAAACACGGCAATACGCGGTCGCGGCGTCTGCGCGATGGGGGCGGCGGTCAGCGTGGCAGGCTCCCATGAGCTGCGCCGCCATCCATCTCAGAACTCCATCGAACGCGCCGGCGCCTCGGATCCCAAACACGCGACCTCGGCGCTCGGCGCCAGCGGCTTGCTCATGGGCCCTGCCGCGTGACCGCTCCTTTCAGCAGCTCGGCGCATCCCCGCGCTTCTCTCGGGCCATGTGGTGGGTGCCAGGGCCGCTCCTTCACAAGAAAAAACCGGGCGGAACGTGGGTTCCGCCCGGCGTGACTGCGGAGCTCGAGAGTTATTCCTCGTCTTCCTCCGGCTCGTCCTTCAACTTCTTGCCCTTCGCTTTCGAAGGATCTTCGGGCTCCTCGACCGGCGGGTTGGCGGCGATCTTGGCGCGCACCTGGTTGCGCCTCGAGGTCCACTCGGCCAGCGCGATGTCGTCCTGCTCCGCCAGCCAGCCCTTGACGCTGAGGATCAGGCGGTGATTCGGGACGTCGACACGAGTCACCTTCATGGTGAGCACCTCGCCCACCTCGAAGGCGTCCATCGGACGCTTCAGATCGTCGATGCCGAGCTGTGAGGTCGGGACGAAGCCCTCGATGCCGTTTCCCAGATCGACGATGGCGCCGCGATCGAACAGCCGGTTGATCGTGCCCGTGATCTCCATGCCCGACGGATACTTCTCGGCCAGCGACGGCCACGGATCCTCGGACACCTGCTTGAGTCCTAGGCTGATGCGGCGATGCTCCTTGTCGATGGCCAGGATCATGACCTCGACGGAGTCGCCCTTCTTGAGCACCTCGCTCGGATGAGCCACGCGCTTGGTCCACGACATGTCGGACACGTGCACGAGACCGTCGATGCCTTCCTCCAGCTCCACGAAGGCGCCGAAGTTCGTGAGGTTCCGGACCTTGCCCTTGACCCGCATGCCCGGCGGGTACTTCTGATCGAGGGTGAGCCAGGGATCCGGCTCCACTTGCTTGAGGCCGAGCGAGATCTTCTCGTTGGCCTTGTCGACCTTGAGGACCACCGCCTCGATGGTGTCGCCGAGGTTGACCACCTTGGACGGATGCCGCACGTGTCGCGTCCAGGACATCTCGGAGACGTGCACCAGGCCCTCGACGCCCTTCTCGAGCTCGACGAAGGCGCCGTAGTCGGTGATCGAGACCACTCGGCCCTTGATGCGATCGCCGACCTTGTACTTATCCTCGACGCCTTCCCATGGATAGGCATCGAGCTGCTTCAAGCCGAGTGAGATGCGCTCCTTCTCGGGATCGAAGTTGAGCACTTTGACCTTGAGACGATCGCCGATCTTGACCAGCTCGGAAGGATGGCCGACCCGGCCCCACGACATGTCGGTGATGTGGAGCAGGCCGTCGATGCCGCCGAGGTCCACGAACGCGCCGAAGTCGGTGATGTTCTTGACCACGCCCTCGCGCACCTGGTCCTTGGCCAGGTTCTTGAGGATCGCGCTCTTCAGGCGGTCGCGCTCTTCCTCGAGCACGGCGCGGCGCGAGACCACGATGTTCCGGCGGCGCTTGTTGAGCTTGATGATGCGCACGGAGACCGTCTGCCCCAGCAGGGCGTCGACGTTCTGCACCTGGCGCAGCGCGATCTGGGATCCCGGGAGGAACGCCTCCACGCCGTAGAGATCGACCACCACGCCGCCCTTGATCTTGCGCACCAGCTTGCCTTCGACCACCTGGGCCTGGTCGTAGGCGTCCTTGACGCGATCCCACACGCGGACGAAGTCGGCGCGCTGCTTGGAGAGCACGACCAGACCGTCCTGGTTCTCCATCTTCTCGAGGAAGACGTCGATGGTGTCGCCCACCTTGATGGAGGAGGGGTCCGGGAATTCGGACAGGGCGATGACGCCCTCGCTCTTGAACCCCACGTCCACCAGCACTTCCTTCTCGTCCACCGCCAGCACGGTGCCGCGGACGATCTCGCCTTCACCCAGTGAGCGCAGCGAGTCTTCGTAATGGCTGAGCATCTCCGCGCGCTGCTCTTGCGTGATGCCGTCCTCGTCGTCCTGATTGACGAGCCTGGGAGGTCGCGGTGCCCGCACCGGCATCTCCGTAGCGGGGGTAAGGGTCTTCTCCGACGTCTCCAGCATGAACGGGTGGCCTCCTGAATCGGTATGAGTTCGGGCGCTCAAGCGGCGCCCCGTGAAGCAGCGGTCTCCTGCCCGGTCCTGAGTATCGCGATCTCCCGCATGACGCCCTCGCCGACCTTCTGGTAGAGCATTCGCCCCGGCGTGAGGTCGGTCTCCGGATCGATCAGATCTTTCCAGTGGCGTGCGTGCCCGAACCACAGACGGACCTTCACGCCGCGGCGCCACCAGCGCGCCGGTCGATTGCTGCCCGAGATGTAGCAGGGCACGATCGGGACGTCCGCCTGGACGGCCATCATCCCGACACCGGGTCGCGGGGGATGCAACTCCCCGTCGCGCATCCGGCTTCCCTCGGGGAACATCAGCAGCGCTTCACCCTGCCGCAGCACCTCGAGAGCCCGCGCCAGTCCGCTGAGATCCGCGACTCCGCGACGAATCGGAATCGAGTTCAGCGAACGAATCAGCCACCCGAGCCCCGGCGTGCGGAACAGCTCCTCCTTGGCGAGGAAATGCACCTCGCGAGGAAGCGCAGACCCGATCATCGGGGGATCCCAGAACGAGATGTGGTTCGAGGCGATCAGCAACCCACCCTCGCGGGGGATGTGCTGGCGACCTCGTACGTCCCATCCCGTCAGCAGACCGAAGCAGCCGCTGGCGAAAAGCCGCGCGGCACTATAATACGGGCTCAACGAATCTCCTAACCTTCAAGGGCTCGCGCCCGAGCCGGGAACGCCGCCCGATGGGTCTCCTACCCCGGCCGGGAACCGCGGATGGGCCCGGACCAGCTTGAGGACCTCCGCAACCTGAGCCTCGACCGTCAGGGCGGATGTGTCCAGCGTCACGGCGTCGGGTGCGGCAACCAGCGGGCTGTCGGCGCGCTGACGGTCCCTCCGGTCGCGGCGATCGAGGTCCTCGGCCACCTGCTCGATGGGCGCCGGAATCCCGTGGCGCACAAGCTCCTGGTGGCGGCGCATGACCCGGGTCTGCGGAGCGGCATCGAGGAAGATCTTCAACTCCGCGTCCGGGAAGACCACGGTCCCGAGGTCCCTCCCCTCGGCCACGAGCGGGCCCTGCTGACGCAGACGCCGCTGAATGTCGACCAGGCGGCGGCGAACCACCGGCCGGGCCGCCAGTCGAGAGGACGTCTCGCTCACCGCCGGGGTGCGGATCCGGTCCGTCACGTCCACGCCATCGAGCCAGACCTGAGGCCGCTCCGGGGCGCCCGAGAGCGAGAGCTCGGTGGAACCGACGCACGCGTCGAGTGCCGCGTCGTCGTCGGGCGCGACCCCGAGCTCGAGCACTTTGACCGCCAGCGCGCGATAGAGCGACCCGGTGTCGACGTAGAGAAACCCCAAAGCGCTCGCCACCGCACGGGCCGTGGTGCTCTTTCCGGCGGCGGCCGGACCGTCGATCGTGACCACGAAGCTCATCGGGCGAGCGCGTCCTCTTCGGGGACTTCGACCTCGGCGCCCAGCGTGCGCAGCGCTCTCACGAACCCCGGGTACGAGGTGGCGATCTCGCTCGCGCCGGTCACCGTGACCGGGCCATCGGCGAAGGTCCCGGCGACGGCGAACGCCATGGCGATCCGATGGTCGCCGGCAGCATCGACGATTCCTCCGCGCAGGGTTCCTCCGTGAATCGAGAGCCCGTCCGGATGCTCCTCGACCTCGATGCCGAGGCGACGGAGATTCGTCGCCAGCGCGGCAATGCGGTCGCTCTCCTTCACCCGCAGCTCTGCCGCGTGGCGGATGCGGGTGACCCCGCGCGCCCGGGCGGCCGCCACGGCCAGCGCTGGAATCTCGTCGATCATCGTTGGAATGAAGTGCGCCCATGAGGCCGGTGTCCAGTCGCGAAGCGCTTCGAGCATGTCTGGCCCGGTGACGGTGACGTTCCCGATCGGCTCTCCCGCCTCCATCCCGGTTTGCTCTCGAGTGACCTTCGCCCCCATCTCTCCGAGTGCGAGCAGCAGTCCCGTCCGCGTCGGATTCAGGCTCACGCCCTCGGCGGTGATCGCAGCCCCCGGAGTGGCGGCGACGCCGGCCAGGAAGAACGCGGCCGCCGAGAAGTCGCCGGGCACACGCAGTCGCCTCCCCTGCAACCTGGCCGGACCCGTGACCGAGAAAGGAGGAACGAGGGCATCGTCGAGCTCGTGGGCGTCGATCTCCGCACCGAATTCCGGAAGCATGCGCTGGGTGTGGTCGCGAGCGCCTTCGATGATCACCGTGGTCTTGCCCTCGGCAAAGAGTCCCGCGAGCAGCACGCAGGAGGCCACCTGTGCGCTCCTGCTCTCGACCTTGTATTCGATCGCGTGTAAGGGCCCACCCTCGATCTCGAGCGGCGGGAGACGGTCGCCTTCGCGGGCGCTGAGCTTCGCGCCCATCCTCCGCAAGGGCTCGATCACACGGTCGACCGGACGCCGTTGCAGCGACGCGTCCCCGGCCAGTGTGGAGCGGAACGGCTGCGCCGCGAGCGGGCCGGCCAGAAGGCGCAGTGTGGTTCCCGAGTTCCCGCAGTCGAGTATCCCGTCGGGTTTCGAGAACCGCATCGCGCAGCCGCGAAGCGTCACCTTTCCGGGTTCACGCCGCACCTCGGCGCCGAGCGCCTCGAGGCAGGTGAGCGTCGACTCGCAATCGGCTCCCGGGTTCGGCTCCTCCACGGTCGTGACGCCCTCGGCGAGTCCGCCGAGAATGTACGCGCGGTGGGTGACCGACTTGTCTCCCGGCGGCGTGACGCTGCCGCCCAGGCCCCGTCCCGGATGAACGACGATACGGGAGGAAGCGCCGGGCGGCATGTTCGGATTCGGACTAGCGGCTTGCAGGACGGCGAGCGACGCGGCGGGCCGTGGTCTTGAGGGCCGTTGCCCGGCTTCCCGTGCGCTTGGCTCGCTGCACCACGCCTGCCTTCTTCTTCTTCGCCACGGCCGTGGTGCGGTGGATCGACTGGAGATTGCGCCAGGTGACGAAGTCGTCGAGGAGAATGCGGTGGCGCGGGTCGAGGCCGATGAAGCTGCACGCGAGCTCGTAGCCCGCGGGTCGCGACGCAGCGCCGGTCGGCATGCAGCGCACCACCACACCGTCGCATTTGAGCAGGCGCTGTGCGCCTTGAGTGCTCTTCTGGTTGGGCAGCACGATGGTGAGCGCGACCTTCGACAACGGAGCCAGGTAGTGCGGCGAGCTGCAGTACACGCCGCTCGAGGAAATGTTCTGGCTCTCGGTCACGATCTGGGTGAGGACGGCGCCGTTCGTGGGCTCGCCCTCGACCCGCATGCTGAGGCTGGCGTCTGCGCGTGTGCTCGTCCTGCGCTCGACCTTCGGAATTCCCTTCTTGCGCGGCATCAATGTCTCCCCCGGTGGCGGCGACCCGGTCGCCGCATCGGCACCTCGATGGCCATGTCGCATTCGCGGCCCGGGACGTCCACGCGGGCGACGGTGACGCGAACCGAGTCGCCCAGACTGAACCTCCGACGGGTGCGACGCCCCGTAAGGCGCACCCCCGTGGGATCCAGGACGAAGTGGTCGTCCAGGTACGAGCTCAGCCGGACGAAACCTTCCACTGGGACATCGTCCAGCTCGACGAAGAATCCGTGCGGATTCAGCCCGGTGATGATACCCGAACCTTGATCGCCGAGTCGCCCCTCCAGATACCGGAGGCCCTTGACTTTCACCGCTTCGCGCTCGGCATCGGCCGCGTTCCACTCCGAACCGGTGCACGACTCGGCGAGCCGGTCGAGCGCGTGGGGATCCCAGGCCGCGGACTTCCGGCGGTGAATCCACTCGCGCACTCGCCGGTGGTTGTGGAGATCGGGATAACGGCGGATCGGCGACGTGAAGTGGCAGTACTCGCGGGTGGCGAGCCCGAAGTGGCCAAGGTCCTTCTCCAGGTAGCGCGCGCGGGCCATCGACCGCAGCACCAGCCGATGGAGGACGCGCCGCCGCGCGGGATCGAGCGGAGCGCGCAGCAACGCCTGGAGGGCGCGAGCCGGGTCCTCGAGCGAGCCGAGGCGCGGCAGTGCGAGCGCGCGCAGCATGGCATCGAGGTCGACCAGCTTGGGAGGCCCCGGCGGCTCGTGGACGCGGTACAGCATGCCGCTCCTGCGCTCGGCCCCCTCCCGGCCCACGCAGCGGTTGGCGAGCAGCATGAACTCCTCGATCAGCTCGTGGCTCTCGAGGTGCGGGCGGCGCTCGATGCGAATCGGGACGCCGTGCTCGTCCACCCAGGCCTTGGTCTCGGGGACCTCGAGGTCGAGCGCACCGGTCTTCCAGCGCCGCGCCCGCAGCGCGCGCGCGAGTCTCATCAACGACTCCACCGCGTGCTGGAGGTTCGCTTCGAAGGGGTGCTTGCCGTCGAGCGCCTCCTGCACTCTTCCGTAGGCCAGTCGATGGCGGCTGCGGATCACCGTCTCTTCGAAGCGATAACCCTCGAGCCCGCCACGCTCGTCGAGCTCCACGAAGACCGACAGCGCCAGCCGGTCCTGGTCGGGCCGCAGTGAGCAGAGGTCCGCGGACAGCGCTTCCGGCAGCATGGGGATGACGCCGCCCGGGAGGTAGCAGCTCAGTCCGCGGAGCCGGGCCTCGGCATCGAGCGCGCCACCATCCGGGACGTAGTGCGAGACGTCGGCGATGTGGATGCCGACCTCGTGGGATCCATGCCCGAGCGAGCGCCAGGACAGCGCGTCGTCGTGGTCCCGCGCGTCCTCCGGATCGATCGTGAACACCAGCTGGTCCCGGATGTCGGTGCGATGGCGGATCTCGGCGGCTGTCGGCAGCTTCAGGCGGGCGGCTTCCCGCTCGGCGTCCGGCGGAAAGTGCACGCGCAGCCGATACTGCGAGGCCACCGCGTGATCGTCCCACTCGGGGCGGTCGTCGGCGCCGAGCACCTCGACGAGACGAGCGACCCGGTCCTCTTCGATCTCGGCGATGCAGTAGTCGCCGTCCTCTGGAGCCGCATGACTCTTCCAGATCAGCGGAACGCGGCCGGGCCGCACACGGCGTGCGGGATCGAAGATCCAACGGCCGCGCGTGAAGTACGCGCGGCCGAGGAGGCGGCGGGATTCGGGAGCCGGTGTTCCGAGCCGGCTAACGGACGCGTTTCTTATGGCGGTTCTTCCGCAGGCGCTTCTTTCGCTTGTGGGTCGCGATCTTCTTGCGCTTGCGTTTCTTGCCAGATCCCATCCGTCCTCCTTGTCGGATCGCCGCTACGAGGTGACCGGTTCCGGTGTCTCGACCGGACCGGAAATCGTGGACCGCAGTTCCTTGCTCGGCTTGAACACCGGGACCAGCTTGGCCGGGACCATGACTTCGGTCCCGCTCCGCGGATTGCGCGCCCGCCGGGCGCGACGCTCGCGAACCTTGAAGGTCCCGAACCCGCGGATCTCGAGATGCTTTCCTTCACTCAAGGCACGGCACACAGCGTCGATGAGCGAGTCGACGATGATCGCCGTGTGATTCTTCGACACGCCGGTCGTTCCGGAGATTTCTTCCACGAGGTCGGCCTTGGTCATGATTCCTCCGTGTACATCCCCGTCAGTCTGGATGCATGCGGCAGGCGCAGTCGGACGACCCGCAGGGGCCCGGAGTTGGTGCGGCCGCGCTCGCCTTGCCGACGGCGAAAGTTGAAAGGAGGCGCTCGACCCGAGTCGTGCCGCAGCGGGGGCAGCGCGCGGTGGCGCGCTCTGCGGACCTCACCAGCGACTCGAAGCGCTCGTGACAGGTCGTGCACCGGTATTCGTAGATCGGCATTCAACGACCTCCGCGGCCACGCTAACAGCCAGCCAGGGGTCCGGTCAACGGGCGCACCGCAAGCGAAAGGGCCCGTCCCCGAAGACAGGCCCTTCGCGATGACGCGATCTCGATGCGCGCTATTCGAGCACCGCCAGCTTGTGCGTCGCGTGCTCGCCGCCCGCCAGAGCGCTCACGAAGTAGATGCCGGCACCCGGCGCGCGACCGCCCTCGTCCTTGCCGTCCCAGCGCACGCGCAGCACGCCGGCGCCGTCCGCCACGCCTTCCATCGAGCGCACGCGACGACCCGAGGCGTCGAGGATCTGCAGGCCGACTCTCTGTCCCGCCCGGGCGGTGATCGCGAATTCCGATCCTCCGCGCGCCGGATTGGGAATGGCGCGCAGCTGGAGCCGGGGGTTGGTCAAGGCTGAGGGACCGACTCCGGTGGTGGAGCCGGGCGCCGCCGCGAGCGCCGCCGCGAGGTCGAGGATGCCGGGGCCCAAAACCTTCGTATTGAGCGGATTGAAAGGCTTGGTGTTGCCGGTGATGAGCGCGGCCTTCTGGGCCGCCGTCAGCGCCGGATTCCAGGACTCGAGAACCGCCGCGGCGCCCACCACGTGCGGGGTCGCCATCGAGGTCCCGCTCAGGACGCCCACGTAATCGCCGTCCGCGATGCCGTTGTCCTGGTTGGGGCTGTAGGTGCTGAGGATGATGCTCCCGGGAGCCGCCAGGTCGACCAATGGACCGTGGTTGCTGAAGCTCGATCCCATCCCCGTGGAATCGGTGGAGCCGATGCACAGGACGCCGGCCACGGTGGGAAGGTACGAGTTCGACGAGGTCACCTGGACGTTCGAGTTCCCGGCGGAACAGACGACCAGGACGTCCTGCGCCTGGACGTTGGTGAGCGCCGTGCTGATCCCGCCGGTGTTGCTGGAGCCCCACGAGCAGTTGACCGCCGCGACGTTGACGCCGCGCGCCTTGAGATCGGCGATGTAGTTGAGCGCCTGCGCGGCCCAGGTCATCGACACCACGCCGCCGATCCGATTGGCCGGCGGCGGTTCCGCGCACTGCATGGCGTCGCCCACGCACGCGTGGTAGCCGATCCGCGCCGGGATGAGACGAACGCCGGCAGCCGGCCCACCTTCTCCCCAGCCGCCCGCGACGCCGGCGACGTCGCGCCCATTGTTCGCGATCGCGCCCACAGTGCCACTGGTGTGGGTCCCGTGACCGTCCCCGTCACGCGGATCGTTGTCCGTGGTCATGCAGTCGGGATCACGGCAGAACGTTCCCGCAAGCACCGCGGAGACGAAGTCCCATCCGACCACGTCGTCGGCGAATCCGTTGCCCTCGTTGTCCCCGCCGCCCGGAGGATCGAAGGGGCTCACCCATACGTTGCCGTTGGTCACGTTGTCCGCGGGGCCGGGAGGATCGGTGCCGCCGAGGTCGTTGTGGTAATAGCGCATGCCGCTGTCGAGCATGCCGACCGCGACGCTCGAGTTGCCGGGCTCGCGGTCCCAGGCCACGTTGGCGCCCATGCCGTAGGGCTTTTGGTAGTGCCACTGGTCGCGCGGGAAGGTCGCGGTGCCGAACTTGTAGTAGGGGTCGTTGGCGTCGATGTGGAAGGTGTGGATGCCGACCTTCTCCACCCGCTCCACGTCTGCATGCTTCTCGAGCTCCGCCTTGGCATCGTCGAGCCCCATCCCGGGTGCGAGCTTGACGATGTAGTGCCCGGTCATCTCGGGCGCCATGGAGCCCCTGGCCCGCGGCTGGGCATTGGGGAACTCCCGCTCGAAGCTGCGCGCCGCCACCCGATCGAGGACAGCCTGGACCCGCTCGATATTGGCGCGCGCGCGCCCTGCCTGGGCGGGGAGCGCATAGAGCTGATGCGCCGTGGCTGGCTTGAACACCACCACCAGCTCGTCGGGCACGTAGCCGACGAAGTCCGATCCGGTCCTTGCCGGACGCTGGATCACATTTTCCGCGGACGCCGGCGCGGTGGAGGACGCAACGAGCAGGGCGAGCATGACCCCGGCCTGGAGCGGGGCGCGCACGCGATGGACCATCATCAAAGACCTCCTGAGGTGGCGAGCTTCACGAGAGGCAGCGGCCGAGAGGCGCAGATCGAATCGACGACTATACGCGCACATGCACCGAACCGCCCGATCTTTCGATCGGGCGGTTCAGAGCTGCGGCGGCTGGCGATCAGGATCAGTCGAGGACCACCAGCTTGCTGGACGCACGGCCGGAGGCGGTCGACGCCGTCACGAAGAAGAGGCCCGATCCGGCGGTCCGGCCCGTGGAGTCCTTGCCGTCCCAGCGTAGCCGCAGCACTCCGGTCCCGTCGGCCAGACCGCTCATCGCGCGCACGGTTCGGCCGCTCGCGTCCACGATGCGAAGGTCGACGCGCTGACCCGGGCGCGCCTGGATCGCGAGGTCGGAGCTGCCGCGGGCGGGATTCGGGAAGGCGCGAAGCTGGATCCGCGGACCCCCGGCGATGGGCCGATCCCCCACCCCCGTGGTGGGACTGGGCGCCGCCGCCAGCGCCGCGGCGAGATCGAGGATGCCGGTGCCGAGCTGCTTGGAGTGGAGCGGACCGAAAGCCTTGGTGTGGTTGATGAGCAGGTCGGCCTTCTGCTGCGCCGTGAGCGCCGGGTTGTAGCTCTCGAGGATCGCGGCGGCGCCCACCACGTGCGGCGTGGACATGGACGTTCCATC contains these protein-coding regions:
- a CDS encoding PilZ domain-containing protein, whose amino-acid sequence is MPRKKGIPKVERRTSTRADASLSMRVEGEPTNGAVLTQIVTESQNISSSGVYCSSPHYLAPLSKVALTIVLPNQKSTQGAQRLLKCDGVVVRCMPTGAASRPAGYELACSFIGLDPRHRILLDDFVTWRNLQSIHRTTAVAKKKKAGVVQRAKRTGSRATALKTTARRVARRPASR
- a CDS encoding VacB/RNase II family 3'-5' exoribonuclease — its product is MRPGRVPLIWKSHAAPEDGDYCIAEIEEDRVARLVEVLGADDRPEWDDHAVASQYRLRVHFPPDAEREAARLKLPTAAEIRHRTDIRDQLVFTIDPEDARDHDDALSWRSLGHGSHEVGIHIADVSHYVPDGGALDAEARLRGLSCYLPGGVIPMLPEALSADLCSLRPDQDRLALSVFVELDERGGLEGYRFEETVIRSRHRLAYGRVQEALDGKHPFEANLQHAVESLMRLARALRARRWKTGALDLEVPETKAWVDEHGVPIRIERRPHLESHELIEEFMLLANRCVGREGAERRSGMLYRVHEPPGPPKLVDLDAMLRALALPRLGSLEDPARALQALLRAPLDPARRRVLHRLVLRSMARARYLEKDLGHFGLATREYCHFTSPIRRYPDLHNHRRVREWIHRRKSAAWDPHALDRLAESCTGSEWNAADAEREAVKVKGLRYLEGRLGDQGSGIITGLNPHGFFVELDDVPVEGFVRLSSYLDDHFVLDPTGVRLTGRRTRRRFSLGDSVRVTVARVDVPGRECDMAIEVPMRRPGRRHRGRH
- a CDS encoding HU family DNA-binding protein: MTKADLVEEISGTTGVSKNHTAIIVDSLIDAVCRALSEGKHLEIRGFGTFKVRERRARRARNPRSGTEVMVPAKLVPVFKPSKELRSTISGPVETPEPVTS
- a CDS encoding zinc ribbon domain-containing protein, yielding MPIYEYRCTTCHERFESLVRSAERATARCPRCGTTRVERLLSTFAVGKASAAAPTPGPCGSSDCACRMHPD
- a CDS encoding S8 family serine peptidase, giving the protein MMVHRVRAPLQAGVMLALLVASSTAPASAENVIQRPARTGSDFVGYVPDELVVVFKPATAHQLYALPAQAGRARANIERVQAVLDRVAARSFEREFPNAQPRARGSMAPEMTGHYIVKLAPGMGLDDAKAELEKHADVERVEKVGIHTFHIDANDPYYKFGTATFPRDQWHYQKPYGMGANVAWDREPGNSSVAVGMLDSGMRYYHNDLGGTDPPGPADNVTNGNVWVSPFDPPGGGDNEGNGFADDVVGWDFVSAVLAGTFCRDPDCMTTDNDPRDGDGHGTHTSGTVGAIANNGRDVAGVAGGWGEGGPAAGVRLIPARIGYHACVGDAMQCAEPPPANRIGGVVSMTWAAQALNYIADLKARGVNVAAVNCSWGSSNTGGISTALTNVQAQDVLVVCSAGNSNVQVTSSNSYLPTVAGVLCIGSTDSTGMGSSFSNHGPLVDLAAPGSIILSTYSPNQDNGIADGDYVGVLSGTSMATPHVVGAAAVLESWNPALTAAQKAALITGNTKPFNPLNTKVLGPGILDLAAALAAAPGSTTGVGPSALTNPRLQLRAIPNPARGGSEFAITARAGQRVGLQILDASGRRVRSMEGVADGAGVLRVRWDGKDEGGRAPGAGIYFVSALAGGEHATHKLAVLE